A window from Dehalobacter sp. DCA encodes these proteins:
- the atpG gene encoding ATP synthase F1 subunit gamma, translated as MAGVRDIRRRIRSVANMQQITKAMKMVAAAKLRKSQEKVIASRPYAKQLQSVLARLVQNQAEARHPLLEKRPVKKVGYILVTSDRGLCGGFNTNLNRMTRSLLDEKTDVQAGLVAVGRKGIDFFTRRNAEIITQFTGLGDSPNYGHAKGIAKDVIGLYTRGELDEVYLVYSKFISVLSQEPTAIKLLPIEPSAEKASGSYIFEPEPQQMLDRLLPSYVESQIFSALLESKASEMGAKMTAMDSATENAKEMIGKLTLMMNRARQAAITKEISEIVGGAAALE; from the coding sequence GTGGCAGGAGTACGCGATATTCGCAGACGGATCCGTAGTGTAGCCAATATGCAGCAGATCACTAAAGCCATGAAGATGGTAGCTGCCGCGAAATTACGGAAGTCTCAGGAAAAAGTCATCGCTTCCCGCCCATATGCCAAACAGCTTCAGAGTGTTCTGGCCCGTCTCGTTCAGAACCAGGCGGAGGCAAGACATCCGCTTCTGGAAAAACGTCCGGTGAAGAAAGTGGGATATATCCTCGTAACGTCAGACCGCGGTCTGTGCGGAGGCTTTAATACCAACTTGAATCGTATGACCAGGAGTCTGCTTGATGAAAAGACGGACGTTCAAGCCGGTTTGGTAGCAGTAGGCCGGAAAGGCATTGATTTTTTTACCAGACGTAATGCTGAAATCATTACACAATTTACCGGATTGGGGGATAGCCCCAATTATGGCCACGCCAAAGGCATTGCTAAAGATGTCATTGGGTTATATACACGTGGAGAATTAGATGAGGTCTACCTCGTTTATTCCAAATTCATTTCGGTTTTGAGTCAGGAACCAACCGCTATCAAATTACTGCCGATTGAGCCATCCGCAGAAAAGGCCAGCGGTAGCTACATCTTCGAGCCTGAACCCCAGCAAATGTTGGATCGGTTACTCCCCAGCTATGTTGAAAGTCAGATTTTCAGCGCCCTCCTGGAAAGCAAGGCTAGTGAAATGGGGGCAAAAATGACGGCGATGGATTCAGCAACGGAAAATGCCAAAGAAATGATTGGCAAGTTGACTTTAATGATGAACAGAGCCCGTCAGGCAGCGATTACCAAGGAAATTTCTGAAATTGTAGGGGGAGCTGCGGCTCTGGAGTAG
- a CDS encoding F0F1 ATP synthase subunit epsilon, translated as MAGTFNFVVVAPAGEVLNTEVEFVLAPGAEGELGILANHSPLIANLVIGVVRYTQNGKVEKMAIGGGFLEVAQNKATILANTAELAESIDVARAEAAKERAEKRLGEKQAETDMIRAEVALKRAVARLRAIEK; from the coding sequence ATGGCTGGAACGTTTAACTTTGTTGTCGTGGCACCTGCCGGCGAAGTTCTGAATACGGAAGTCGAATTTGTCCTGGCACCTGGAGCGGAGGGAGAACTCGGCATCTTAGCCAACCACTCTCCACTCATTGCCAACCTGGTAATCGGGGTCGTTCGCTATACGCAAAACGGCAAAGTGGAGAAAATGGCAATTGGCGGCGGATTTTTGGAAGTTGCCCAGAACAAGGCAACGATCCTGGCCAACACCGCCGAGCTTGCGGAATCTATCGACGTCGCGAGAGCAGAGGCGGCCAAAGAGCGCGCTGAAAAACGCCTCGGTGAAAAACAGGCCGAGACGGACATGATCCGAGCGGAGGTTGCCTTGAAAAGAGCTGTCGCTAGGCTTAGAGCAATAGAAAAATAG
- a CDS encoding site-specific integrase, producing the protein MHNKPLPVLLEELEQEMKRLGYTEATLKFYRRRWQMLMEFAKSRAEVYFSEQLGIDFIEKYFDIWKKDFEKTLSQRDTQELRVIRIVGDFQLHRTVLRRYYKHRELLTDSYYIDISNDFKKYCERKDYSKVTVEHYVKQSQRFMDYLISQGISHCYDIRLPVINSYIRTLAGYTYKTVEQIICSIRSFLRYLQEQDILKTDLASKTPMVQARKQTRIPSVWTKEELDLLIGAIDRGNPKGKRDYAIILLACVLGLRVNDIKNLTFGCFRWEENKLIFAQSKTRETVNLPIPSEVGWAVIDYLKYGRPKIDSPIVFVRHLAPFLPFSESDHLHQLIRDYMRIAHLPTLKKHRGMHSLRHTAASRMLEHDTPLAVISDILGHTNTDSTAVYLKVDVNKLKECCLGTPEVDVYE; encoded by the coding sequence ATGCATAACAAACCGTTACCAGTACTTCTAGAAGAACTTGAGCAGGAAATGAAGCGCCTCGGCTATACAGAAGCTACATTAAAGTTTTATCGCCGGCGTTGGCAGATGCTTATGGAATTTGCCAAGTCACGTGCTGAAGTATACTTCAGCGAGCAGCTTGGAATTGACTTCATTGAAAAATACTTCGACATTTGGAAAAAGGATTTTGAAAAAACTCTTTCTCAGCGCGATACTCAGGAGCTGCGTGTCATCCGGATAGTAGGCGACTTCCAGCTCCACCGCACTGTTTTAAGACGGTATTATAAACATCGAGAATTGCTTACCGATTCGTATTACATAGATATCAGCAACGATTTCAAAAAATACTGCGAACGCAAAGATTATTCCAAGGTGACGGTTGAACATTACGTGAAACAATCGCAGCGTTTCATGGATTATCTTATTTCTCAAGGAATCAGTCACTGCTATGATATTAGGCTCCCTGTTATCAACAGCTATATCCGAACACTAGCTGGGTATACCTATAAAACTGTGGAACAAATCATATGTTCCATACGTTCATTTTTAAGATATTTACAGGAGCAGGACATCCTGAAAACAGACTTGGCATCCAAGACACCAATGGTTCAGGCTCGTAAACAGACACGCATCCCATCTGTCTGGACGAAAGAAGAATTGGACTTACTGATAGGTGCCATTGACCGTGGAAATCCAAAGGGGAAACGGGACTATGCCATTATTCTTCTAGCTTGCGTGTTAGGTCTTAGGGTTAATGATATCAAAAACCTTACTTTTGGTTGTTTCCGCTGGGAAGAAAATAAACTGATATTCGCCCAGTCAAAAACAAGGGAAACAGTCAACCTACCAATTCCTTCTGAAGTGGGATGGGCTGTCATCGATTATCTGAAATATGGCAGGCCCAAAATTGATTCACCGATTGTATTTGTGAGACATTTGGCACCATTTCTGCCTTTTTCAGAAAGTGATCATCTGCATCAGTTAATTCGAGATTATATGCGGATTGCCCATCTGCCGACCTTGAAAAAGCACCGGGGTATGCATTCGCTTCGCCATACGGCGGCTTCAAGAATGCTTGAGCATGACACCCCTCTTGCTGTTATATCAGATATACTGGGTCATACCAACACGGACTCCACGGCTGTTTATTTGAAAGTGGATGTCAATAAACTGAAGGAATGCTGTTTAGGTACTCCGGAGGTGGATGTGTATGAGTAA
- the atpD gene encoding F0F1 ATP synthase subunit beta, producing MSKIGKVIQVMGPVVDIEFDPDALPEIYSAIVIQNEVKNSKLTLEVAQHLGNDTVRCIAMSSTDGLTRGVEAVNTGAPITVSVGTETLGRMFNVLGEPIDNLPNVNTELKFPIHRKAPPFVDQETTDTMLETGIKVVDLLAPYAKGGKIGLFGGAGVGKTVLIQELINNIATQHGGISVFAGVGERTREGNDLWNEMKESGVINKMTMVFGQMNEPPGARLRVGLTGLTQAEFFRDEQGQDVLLFIDNIFRFTQAGSEVSALLGRMPSAVGYQPTLATEMGNLQERITSTKKGSITSVQAIYVPADDLTDPAPATAFAHLDAKTVLSRSISEMGIYPAVDPLDSSSQIMTPDIVGQEHYEVAREVQKILQRYKELQDIIAILGMDELSEDDKLLVNRARRIQIFLSQPFSVAEAFTGMKGKYVPVKDTIRSFKEICEGKHDSLPEEAFRYVGTIEEAVEKAKQLGAV from the coding sequence GTGTCAAAAATAGGTAAAGTAATTCAAGTCATGGGTCCGGTTGTTGACATCGAATTTGATCCCGATGCCCTGCCGGAAATTTATAGTGCGATTGTCATTCAAAACGAAGTAAAGAACTCCAAACTGACTTTGGAAGTTGCCCAGCATCTAGGCAACGACACCGTACGTTGTATTGCGATGTCGTCCACCGACGGTCTGACAAGGGGTGTAGAAGCCGTGAATACCGGTGCACCGATCACTGTCAGTGTCGGTACTGAAACATTGGGGAGAATGTTCAATGTCTTGGGAGAACCGATCGACAATCTGCCCAATGTGAATACGGAACTAAAATTCCCGATCCATCGCAAAGCACCACCGTTTGTCGATCAGGAAACCACAGACACCATGCTGGAAACAGGGATCAAAGTCGTCGATCTCTTAGCACCGTATGCCAAAGGTGGTAAGATTGGTCTGTTCGGCGGTGCCGGCGTAGGCAAGACCGTTCTGATCCAGGAGCTCATTAATAATATCGCAACCCAGCACGGCGGTATTTCCGTATTTGCCGGCGTTGGTGAACGTACCCGTGAAGGGAATGACCTCTGGAATGAAATGAAGGAATCCGGCGTTATTAACAAGATGACTATGGTGTTCGGTCAGATGAACGAACCCCCCGGTGCCCGCTTAAGAGTAGGACTGACCGGTCTTACCCAGGCTGAATTTTTCCGCGATGAACAGGGACAGGACGTGCTCCTCTTCATCGATAATATTTTCCGCTTTACCCAAGCCGGATCTGAAGTGTCCGCACTTTTGGGCCGCATGCCGTCGGCGGTAGGCTATCAGCCGACCCTGGCTACGGAAATGGGCAACCTGCAGGAACGCATCACTTCAACGAAGAAAGGTTCCATTACCTCCGTTCAGGCTATTTATGTGCCGGCGGATGACTTGACGGACCCCGCACCGGCTACGGCCTTTGCACATTTGGATGCCAAAACGGTTCTTTCCCGTTCGATTTCCGAAATGGGTATTTACCCGGCGGTGGACCCGCTGGATTCCAGTTCCCAGATCATGACCCCGGACATCGTTGGCCAGGAGCATTACGAAGTTGCCCGCGAAGTGCAGAAGATCCTGCAGCGTTATAAAGAGCTTCAGGATATTATTGCGATCCTTGGTATGGACGAGCTCAGCGAAGATGACAAACTTCTCGTTAACCGAGCCCGCCGCATTCAGATTTTCCTTTCCCAGCCGTTCAGTGTAGCCGAGGCCTTCACCGGCATGAAAGGCAAATACGTACCGGTCAAAGATACGATTCGGAGCTTTAAAGAAATCTGCGAAGGTAAGCACGATAGTCTGCCTGAAGAAGCGTTCCGGTATGTCGGAACGATCGAAGAGGCGGTTGAAAAAGCGAAACAGTTGGGAGCTGTATAA
- the atpA gene encoding F0F1 ATP synthase subunit alpha, with the protein MNLRPEEISSIIKQQIERYESALEVVDVGTVIQVGDGIARVYGLEKAMSGELLEFPGGIYGMAMNLEEDNIGCVILGPYAAIKEGDQVKRTGRIVEVPVGESLIGRVVNVLGQPVDGKGEIVPAGYRPIESVAPGVVDRKSVHEPLQTGLKSIDSMVPIGRGQRELIIGDRQTGKTALAVDTIINQKGQNCICIYVAIGQKQSTVASVVKKLEEQGAMEYSIVVMATASDPAPMLYIAPYSGCAIGEYFRDNGQHVLVVYDDLSKQAVAYRELSLLLKRPPGREAYPGDVFYLHSRLLERAAKLSPEKGSGSLTALPIIETQAGDVSAYIPTNVISITDGQIFLEADLFFSGFRPAINVGISVSRVGGSAQIKAMKQVAGQLRLDLAAYRELAAFAQFGSDLDKATQARLNRGQKTMEILKQGQYQPMPVEEQVIIIFAATKGYIDDVPMERMKEFEQELLRFMRTTKVPEKIRTEKALSNELMKEIGDAINEFKQGFLV; encoded by the coding sequence ATGAATTTACGTCCCGAAGAAATTAGTTCTATTATTAAACAGCAAATCGAGCGTTATGAATCAGCCCTCGAAGTCGTTGATGTTGGTACCGTTATCCAGGTAGGTGATGGTATTGCGCGTGTTTATGGCTTGGAGAAGGCGATGTCCGGTGAGCTTCTGGAGTTCCCCGGCGGTATATATGGGATGGCCATGAACCTGGAAGAGGACAACATCGGCTGCGTTATCCTAGGACCTTATGCTGCGATTAAAGAAGGCGACCAGGTCAAGCGTACCGGCAGGATTGTGGAAGTACCGGTAGGAGAAAGCTTAATTGGCCGTGTTGTCAACGTTCTTGGACAACCTGTCGATGGCAAAGGGGAGATCGTTCCAGCCGGATACCGTCCGATCGAATCGGTTGCTCCCGGTGTTGTTGACAGAAAATCCGTGCATGAGCCGCTGCAAACCGGTCTGAAATCCATCGACTCCATGGTGCCGATCGGTCGCGGACAACGTGAGCTGATCATTGGTGACCGCCAGACAGGTAAAACCGCGCTGGCCGTGGACACCATCATCAATCAAAAAGGTCAGAATTGTATCTGTATTTATGTTGCAATCGGTCAGAAACAGTCGACCGTCGCAAGTGTTGTGAAGAAGCTGGAAGAGCAGGGCGCGATGGAATACTCGATCGTTGTTATGGCTACAGCCTCCGACCCGGCACCAATGCTTTATATTGCGCCATATTCCGGCTGCGCGATAGGAGAATACTTCCGCGATAACGGCCAGCATGTCCTGGTTGTTTATGATGACCTCTCCAAACAGGCTGTTGCTTATCGTGAACTATCGCTCTTGTTGAAACGTCCGCCCGGACGTGAAGCTTATCCCGGAGACGTTTTCTATCTGCATTCCCGTTTGCTGGAACGTGCGGCAAAGCTGTCCCCGGAAAAGGGAAGCGGGTCACTCACCGCGCTGCCGATTATTGAGACCCAGGCCGGTGACGTTTCCGCCTATATCCCGACCAACGTTATTTCCATTACCGACGGCCAGATCTTCCTGGAAGCAGACTTGTTCTTTTCCGGTTTCCGTCCGGCCATCAACGTCGGTATCTCGGTATCGCGTGTTGGCGGATCCGCTCAGATCAAAGCCATGAAGCAGGTAGCCGGTCAGCTTCGTCTGGACCTGGCAGCTTACCGTGAATTAGCTGCTTTTGCCCAGTTCGGATCCGATCTGGATAAAGCGACCCAGGCGCGTCTTAACCGCGGCCAAAAAACGATGGAAATCCTGAAACAGGGACAATATCAGCCGATGCCGGTCGAAGAGCAGGTTATCATTATTTTTGCGGCGACCAAAGGCTATATCGATGATGTCCCCATGGAAAGAATGAAAGAATTCGAACAGGAACTTCTCCGCTTCATGCGTACGACTAAGGTCCCTGAGAAAATTCGTACGGAGAAAGCTCTTTCCAACGAGCTCATGAAAGAAATCGGCGACGCGATCAATGAGTTCAAACAAGGCTTTTTAGTCTAG